The following are encoded in a window of Bacillota bacterium genomic DNA:
- the rplJ gene encoding 50S ribosomal protein L10: MKTKEEKARIAAGVAELLKRSQTTVLADYRGLNVAQDTKLRQKLRKAGVDYRVIKNTITERAAKEAGIEGLEPYLAGPVSIAFGYDDPTQVAKILTDFARANKELEIKAGIFEGKVISAERVHALAILPPREVLLAQVAGQFRAPLAGLASVLAGPLRQFAYAVEALRQKKEAESPAA, translated from the coding sequence ATGAAGACCAAGGAAGAAAAGGCCCGGATCGCCGCCGGGGTGGCCGAGCTGCTGAAGCGCTCTCAAACCACCGTCCTCGCCGACTACCGGGGCCTGAACGTCGCCCAGGATACCAAGCTCCGCCAGAAGCTGCGCAAGGCCGGAGTGGACTACCGGGTGATCAAGAACACCATCACCGAGCGGGCGGCCAAGGAGGCCGGTATCGAAGGCCTCGAGCCCTACCTAGCCGGTCCGGTGTCCATCGCCTTTGGCTACGACGATCCCACCCAGGTGGCCAAGATCCTGACCGACTTCGCCCGGGCGAACAAGGAACTGGAGATCAAGGCGGGCATCTTCGAGGGCAAGGTCATCTCGGCCGAACGGGTTCACGCCCTAGCCATCCTGCCCCCGCGGGAAGTCCTCCTGGCTCAGGTGGCCGGGCAATTCCGGGCCCCCCTCGCCGGCCTGGCTTCCGTCCTGGCCGGTCCGCTCCGCCAGTTCGCCTACGCCGTCGAGGCTCTCCGTCAGAAGAAGGAGGCCGAATCACCGGCCGCCTGA
- the secE gene encoding preprotein translocase subunit SecE gives MANLRGWLPAIGRFFREVRAEMKKVIWPTSRETALYTVVVVFSVAVVSILMWVADSVFSKALTFLLKA, from the coding sequence CCCCGCCATCGGACGGTTCTTCCGTGAAGTCCGGGCAGAGATGAAGAAGGTCATCTGGCCGACCTCTCGGGAGACCGCGCTCTACACGGTCGTGGTGGTCTTTTCCGTGGCCGTGGTCTCGATCTTGATGTGGGTGGCCGACTCGGTCTTCAGCAAGGCGTTGACCTTCCTGTTAAAAGCTTGA
- a CDS encoding ribosomal L7Ae/L30e/S12e/Gadd45 family protein: MPLEQLRQARTRTIGTKQTLKAIQKGQAKVVFVAGDADEKVIREVVRGCEEKAIPVVRAESMAALGKACGIEVGAASAAIVGE; the protein is encoded by the coding sequence ATGCCCCTTGAACAGCTACGCCAGGCTCGGACCAGGACCATTGGAACCAAGCAGACCCTGAAGGCCATTCAAAAAGGCCAGGCTAAGGTAGTTTTTGTGGCCGGGGACGCGGATGAGAAGGTCATTCGCGAAGTCGTCCGTGGATGCGAAGAAAAGGCGATCCCGGTCGTCCGGGCCGAATCCATGGCCGCCCTCGGCAAAGCGTGTGGGATCGAGGTCGGCGCGGCTTCGGCGGCGATTGTTGGAGAGTAA
- the nusG gene encoding transcription termination/antitermination protein NusG — protein sequence MGDKSWFVVHTYSGYENKVKTNLEKRVESMVMQDKIFRVLVPMEEEVEIKEGKKKITKKKVFPGYVLVEMIMDDDSWYVVRNTPGVTGFVGSGAKPIPLQEPEVRVILRQMGIDEPRPKITFERGQSIKVAAGPFEGFVGQIDDINYEKGKLKVFVSLFGRETPIELDFGQVEKL from the coding sequence ATGGGCGACAAGAGCTGGTTCGTGGTTCACACTTATTCCGGTTACGAAAACAAGGTAAAAACGAATCTCGAGAAGCGGGTCGAGTCCATGGTCATGCAGGACAAGATCTTTCGCGTCTTGGTGCCTATGGAGGAAGAAGTCGAGATCAAAGAGGGCAAGAAGAAGATCACGAAGAAGAAGGTCTTCCCCGGCTACGTCCTGGTCGAAATGATCATGGACGACGATTCCTGGTACGTGGTCAGGAACACTCCCGGGGTGACCGGCTTCGTCGGATCGGGCGCCAAGCCCATTCCCCTGCAGGAGCCCGAGGTCCGGGTGATCCTCAGGCAGATGGGCATCGACGAGCCCCGCCCGAAGATCACCTTCGAGCGCGGCCAGAGCATCAAGGTGGCGGCGGGACCGTTCGAGGGCTTCGTCGGGCAGATCGACGACATCAACTACGAAAAGGGCAAGCTGAAGGTGTTTGTTTCGCTCTTCGGTCGTGAAACCCCGATTGAGCTGGACTTCGGACAGGTCGAGAAGCTCTAG
- the rplL gene encoding 50S ribosomal protein L7/L12 — protein sequence MAEGKVKEIIEAVKGLSVIELSELVKAFEEEFGVSAAAPMAVAAAPAAGGATPAAQAAEQTEFDVVLKGAGGQKIQVIKVVRELTGLGLKEAKDLVDGAPKPVKEKVSKEDAQAMKKKLEEVGAEVEIK from the coding sequence GTGGCTGAAGGTAAGGTCAAGGAAATCATCGAGGCCGTCAAGGGCCTATCCGTCATCGAGCTGTCCGAGCTGGTCAAGGCGTTCGAAGAGGAATTCGGCGTCTCCGCCGCCGCCCCGATGGCCGTCGCCGCCGCTCCCGCGGCCGGCGGTGCCACTCCCGCCGCCCAGGCGGCCGAGCAGACCGAGTTCGACGTCGTCCTGAAGGGCGCCGGTGGCCAGAAGATCCAGGTCATCAAGGTCGTCCGGGAACTCACCGGGCTCGGCCTGAAGGAAGCCAAGGACCTCGTCGACGGGGCTCCGAAGCCGGTGAAGGAGAAGGTCTCCAAGGAAGACGCTCAGGCGATGAAGAAGAAGCTTGAAGAGGTCGGCGCGGAAGTCGAGATCAAGTAG
- the rplA gene encoding 50S ribosomal protein L1 → MSIHGKRYEDSLKLVDRAKLYDPAEAMKLVKETAKAKFDETVEVAIKLGVDPKQADQTVRGAVTLPNGTGKAVRVLVFAKGDKAKEALEAGADFVGAEDMVQKIEQGWLDFDVAVATPDVMGMVGKLGRVLGPRGLMPNPKTGTVSSDVKNAVREIKAGKIEYRLDKTAIIHAPIGKASFTPEALQENFSALMEAVVKAKPAASKGQYVRSVAVSSAMGPGIRINPMQAAGITQ, encoded by the coding sequence ATGAGCATTCACGGAAAGCGTTACGAAGACTCGCTCAAGCTGGTCGACCGGGCCAAGCTCTATGACCCGGCCGAGGCCATGAAGCTGGTCAAGGAGACGGCCAAGGCGAAATTCGACGAGACCGTCGAGGTCGCCATCAAGCTGGGCGTCGATCCGAAACAGGCCGATCAGACGGTCCGCGGCGCGGTCACCCTCCCCAACGGGACCGGCAAAGCCGTCCGGGTCCTGGTCTTCGCCAAGGGCGACAAGGCCAAGGAGGCCCTGGAAGCCGGGGCCGACTTCGTCGGCGCCGAGGACATGGTCCAGAAGATCGAACAGGGCTGGCTGGACTTCGACGTCGCCGTGGCCACCCCGGACGTCATGGGCATGGTCGGCAAGCTTGGCCGGGTCCTCGGTCCTCGGGGCCTGATGCCGAACCCGAAGACGGGCACGGTCTCGTCCGACGTCAAGAACGCCGTCCGCGAGATCAAGGCCGGCAAGATCGAGTACCGGCTGGACAAGACGGCCATCATCCACGCACCCATCGGCAAGGCCTCGTTCACCCCGGAGGCTCTCCAGGAGAACTTCAGCGCCCTGATGGAAGCGGTGGTCAAGGCCAAGCCGGCGGCGTCCAAGGGGCAGTATGTGCGCTCGGTCGCTGTCTCGTCGGCGATGGGTCCCGGCATCCGGATCAACCCGATGCAGGCGGCCGGCATCACTCAGTAA
- the rpoC gene encoding DNA-directed RNA polymerase subunit beta', with protein MLDVRNFDSMRIGLASPDQIRAWSRGEVKKPETINYRTLKPERDGLFCERIFGPTRDWECHCGKYKRVRYKGIICDRCGVEVTRAKVRRERMGHIELAAPVSHIWYFKGIPSRMGLLLDMSPRALEKVLYFVAYIVTDPGNTPLVQKQILTESEYRDYREKYGNAFKAGMGAEAIKRLLEEMDMEQLSKELRAELKQVSGQRKIRAIRRLEVVEAFLKSGNRADWMILDVVPVIPPELRPMVQLDGGRFATSDLNDLYRRVINRNNRLKRLLDLGAPDIIVRNEKRMLQEAVDALIDNGRRGRPVTGPGNRPLKSLSDMLRGKQGRFRQNLLGKRVDYSGRSVIVVGPELKMHQCGLPKEMALELFKPFVMKKLVNDGHAHNIKSAKRMVERVKDQVWDVLEEVIKEHPVLLNRAPTLHRLGIQAFEPMLVEGRAIQIHPLVCTAYNADFDGDQMAVHVPLSAEAQAEARILMMSSGNILNPKDGSPVVTPTQDMVLGTYYLTLEKPGAKGEGKIFSSLDEATLAYDFGEVDLHAKIKVKYEGERLETTVGRLIINQRLPVPLRYINRVVDRQMLGKIVARCYRVLGNAETAKMLDGIKELGFKYATRAGMTISISDIEVPKEKEQILADAESRVEEIENQYKQGLITYTERYQKVISVWEEAKNRVTEALVKGLDRFNPVYMMSISGARGNIGQISQLAGMRGLMADPSGRIIELPIRANFREGLTVLEYFTSTHGARKGLADTALRTADSGYLTRRLVDVSQDVIIREDDCGTTVGVPVKEIRDGNEVIESLHDRILGRMAVVRIVDPNTGDLIVEANEEINEEDADRIIEVGIEEVMIRSVLTCKSRFGVCRKCYGRNLATGMLVDVGESVGTISAQSIGEPGTQLTMRTFHTGGVAGDDITQGLPRVEELFEARKPKGQAIISELDGVLKLGENKGRREAIVTTDEGESMAYAVPFGARLAVKDGSRVQAGDELTEGSINPHDLLKVKGLRGVQLYLLHEVQRVYRLQGVDINDKHIEIIIRQMLRKVKVDDPGATELLPGGLIDVFDFEDENERAIQNGGEPAVAKPILLGITKASLATDSFLSAASFQETTRVLTEAACKGKNDPLLGLKENVIIGKLIPAGTGMSRYRSIRVLTLDEEGNPLPETESMVGGEPDAAALPPGMALALNPDVDVPVQAGRPGDEAAPAAVAADHGPTPETGAANGGDVGAGKDEG; from the coding sequence TTGTTGGATGTCAGGAATTTCGATTCGATGCGGATCGGGCTGGCCTCTCCGGACCAAATCCGCGCCTGGTCGCGCGGTGAAGTCAAGAAGCCCGAGACGATCAACTATAGGACCCTCAAGCCCGAACGGGACGGCCTCTTCTGCGAGCGGATCTTCGGGCCGACTCGCGATTGGGAGTGCCATTGCGGCAAGTACAAGCGGGTCCGCTACAAGGGCATCATCTGTGACCGCTGCGGGGTCGAAGTCACTCGGGCCAAGGTCCGCCGGGAGCGGATGGGCCACATCGAACTGGCCGCGCCAGTCTCTCACATCTGGTACTTCAAGGGCATCCCCAGCCGGATGGGACTCCTTCTGGACATGTCCCCCCGGGCTCTGGAGAAGGTCCTCTACTTCGTGGCCTACATCGTCACCGACCCCGGCAACACGCCCCTCGTCCAGAAGCAGATCCTGACCGAAAGCGAGTACCGCGACTATCGCGAGAAGTACGGAAACGCTTTCAAGGCCGGGATGGGCGCCGAGGCGATCAAACGGCTGCTCGAAGAGATGGACATGGAGCAGCTGTCGAAGGAGCTTCGGGCCGAGCTCAAGCAGGTCTCCGGGCAGCGCAAGATCCGGGCCATCCGCCGACTGGAAGTCGTCGAGGCCTTCCTGAAGTCCGGCAACCGGGCGGATTGGATGATCCTCGACGTCGTCCCGGTCATTCCGCCGGAGCTTCGGCCCATGGTACAGCTGGACGGCGGTCGCTTCGCCACCTCCGATCTGAACGACCTTTACCGACGGGTGATCAACCGGAACAACCGCCTGAAGAGGCTCTTGGACCTGGGCGCCCCGGACATCATCGTCCGCAACGAGAAGCGGATGCTCCAGGAGGCTGTCGACGCCCTGATCGATAACGGGCGTCGCGGGCGCCCGGTCACCGGCCCCGGCAACCGCCCACTCAAGTCCCTGTCCGACATGCTCCGCGGGAAGCAGGGGCGTTTCCGCCAGAACCTCCTCGGCAAGCGGGTCGACTACTCTGGCCGTTCCGTCATCGTCGTCGGCCCCGAGCTGAAGATGCATCAGTGCGGCCTGCCCAAAGAGATGGCCCTCGAGCTCTTCAAGCCCTTCGTCATGAAGAAGCTGGTCAACGACGGCCACGCCCACAACATCAAGAGCGCCAAACGGATGGTCGAACGGGTCAAGGACCAGGTCTGGGACGTCCTCGAGGAGGTCATCAAGGAGCACCCCGTCCTCCTCAACCGGGCCCCGACCCTGCACCGTCTGGGCATCCAGGCCTTCGAGCCGATGCTCGTCGAAGGCCGGGCCATCCAGATCCATCCGCTGGTCTGCACGGCTTACAACGCCGACTTCGACGGCGACCAGATGGCCGTCCACGTCCCCCTCTCGGCGGAGGCTCAGGCCGAGGCAAGGATCCTGATGATGTCCTCGGGCAACATCCTCAACCCCAAGGACGGGTCCCCGGTCGTCACCCCGACCCAGGACATGGTCCTCGGGACCTACTACCTGACCCTCGAGAAGCCCGGAGCCAAGGGCGAGGGCAAGATCTTCTCCTCCCTCGACGAGGCCACCCTGGCCTACGATTTCGGTGAGGTCGACCTGCACGCCAAGATCAAGGTCAAGTACGAGGGCGAGCGGTTGGAGACGACCGTCGGCCGGCTGATCATCAATCAGCGGTTGCCGGTGCCACTTCGTTACATCAACCGGGTCGTCGATCGCCAGATGCTGGGGAAGATCGTCGCCAGGTGCTATCGCGTCCTCGGCAACGCCGAAACGGCCAAGATGCTTGACGGGATCAAGGAGCTCGGGTTCAAGTATGCCACCCGGGCCGGGATGACCATCTCGATCTCGGACATCGAGGTCCCCAAGGAGAAGGAACAGATCCTGGCCGATGCCGAGTCCCGGGTGGAAGAGATCGAGAACCAGTACAAGCAGGGTCTGATCACTTACACCGAGCGGTATCAGAAGGTCATCAGCGTCTGGGAAGAAGCCAAGAACCGGGTGACCGAGGCCCTGGTCAAGGGGCTCGACCGATTCAACCCGGTCTACATGATGTCGATCTCCGGGGCCCGCGGAAACATCGGTCAGATCTCTCAGCTGGCCGGGATGCGCGGGTTGATGGCCGACCCGTCGGGCCGGATCATCGAGTTGCCCATCCGGGCCAACTTCCGCGAAGGCCTGACCGTGCTGGAGTACTTCACTTCCACCCACGGCGCCCGGAAAGGTCTGGCCGACACGGCCCTCCGAACCGCCGATTCGGGCTACCTGACCCGCCGCCTGGTCGATGTCTCCCAGGACGTTATCATCCGTGAAGACGACTGCGGGACGACGGTGGGCGTGCCGGTCAAGGAGATCCGCGACGGCAACGAAGTCATCGAGTCACTGCATGACCGGATCCTCGGTCGGATGGCCGTCGTCCGGATCGTCGATCCCAACACCGGCGACTTGATCGTCGAGGCCAACGAGGAGATCAACGAGGAGGACGCCGACCGGATCATCGAGGTCGGGATCGAAGAGGTCATGATCCGCTCCGTCCTGACCTGTAAGTCGCGCTTCGGGGTCTGCCGGAAGTGCTACGGCCGCAACCTGGCCACCGGTATGTTGGTCGACGTCGGCGAGTCGGTCGGGACCATCTCGGCCCAGTCCATCGGCGAGCCCGGCACCCAGCTGACGATGCGAACGTTCCACACCGGCGGCGTCGCCGGCGACGACATCACCCAGGGTCTCCCCCGCGTCGAGGAGCTCTTCGAGGCCCGCAAGCCCAAGGGTCAAGCCATCATCTCCGAACTCGACGGGGTCCTCAAGCTCGGCGAGAACAAGGGTCGCCGGGAGGCCATTGTCACCACCGACGAGGGCGAGTCCATGGCCTACGCGGTCCCCTTCGGGGCCCGTCTGGCGGTCAAGGACGGGTCCAGGGTTCAGGCCGGCGACGAGCTGACCGAGGGCTCGATCAACCCGCACGATCTCCTCAAGGTGAAGGGACTCCGCGGTGTCCAGCTGTATCTGCTCCATGAGGTCCAGAGAGTCTACCGCCTACAGGGCGTGGACATCAACGATAAGCACATCGAGATCATCATTCGACAGATGCTACGCAAGGTCAAGGTGGACGACCCCGGCGCCACCGAGCTCCTTCCGGGAGGCCTGATTGACGTCTTCGACTTCGAGGACGAGAACGAACGGGCCATCCAGAACGGCGGCGAGCCGGCGGTCGCCAAGCCGATCCTCCTCGGCATCACCAAAGCCTCCCTGGCCACGGACTCCTTCCTCTCGGCGGCCTCCTTCCAGGAGACCACCAGGGTGCTGACGGAGGCGGCCTGCAAGGGCAAGAACGATCCGCTCCTCGGCCTGAAGGAGAACGTCATCATCGGCAAGTTGATCCCGGCCGGCACGGGCATGTCCCGCTACCGCAGCATCAGGGTCCTGACCCTCGACGAGGAAGGCAACCCGCTGCCCGAGACCGAATCGATGGTCGGGGGGGAGCCGGACGCTGCGGCCTTGCCGCCCGGCATGGCCTTGGCCCTCAACCCCGACGTAGATGTGCCGGTCCAGGCCGGCCGGCCCGGCGACGAAGCGGCCCCGGCGGCCGTCGCCGCCGACCACGGGCCGACTCCGGAGACCGGAGCCGCCAACGGAGGCGACGTCGGTGCCGGCAAAGATGAAGGGTAG
- the rplK gene encoding 50S ribosomal protein L11 — MAKKVAAVVKLQIPAGKATPAPPVGSALGPHGINIGAFTKEFNEKTAPQAGLIIPVEITIFEDRSFTFITKTPPAAILLKKAAGLETASGEPNKKKVGKVSRSEVKKIAELKMQDLNAASLEAAMRMVEGTARSMGIEITE; from the coding sequence ATGGCGAAAAAGGTTGCGGCGGTTGTCAAGCTCCAAATCCCTGCCGGGAAGGCTACCCCGGCTCCCCCGGTGGGTTCGGCCCTCGGCCCCCACGGCATCAACATCGGGGCGTTCACCAAGGAGTTCAATGAGAAGACGGCTCCCCAGGCCGGATTGATCATCCCGGTCGAGATCACCATCTTCGAGGACCGTTCCTTCACCTTCATCACCAAGACGCCGCCGGCCGCGATCCTTCTCAAGAAGGCCGCCGGTCTTGAGACGGCCTCGGGTGAGCCGAACAAGAAGAAGGTCGGCAAGGTCAGCCGGTCCGAGGTCAAGAAGATCGCCGAGCTGAAGATGCAGGATCTCAACGCCGCCTCGCTGGAAGCGGCCATGCGGATGGTCGAGGGCACCGCTCGCAGCATGGGCATCGAGATCACCGAGTAG